A window of the Henckelia pumila isolate YLH828 chromosome 3, ASM3356847v2, whole genome shotgun sequence genome harbors these coding sequences:
- the LOC140886239 gene encoding U3 small nucleolar RNA-associated protein 18 homolog → MTSLISQNAVPKESTKKKKKSNQDEETLARAEEERVECDQEFDLDVKKNQKRKRGGKEKDDTTEIEQAKEMKKLENFLFGSLCSPLEFGKDDEEEARDVVDNGSTLFFTDRSANSVLSVYEEDVGLCKRGGEGEENKQRKPVWVDEEEEKISINITKVNRLRKLRKEEDESVISGSAYVARLRAQHVKMNPGTDWAQPNAQARDYSSDDDSDKESGVVMASGYEDPEDIDSILRTNGDLVVKRSMKLLPGLLEYSRLIDANVKDPSKGSVNSVHFHKNAQLLLVGGLDRKLSFFQIDGKKNEKIQSIFLEDCPIRNASFLPDGSQVIISGRRKFAYSFDLVKARVDKIGPLTGREEKSLESFEVSPDSNTIAFLGHEGYILLVSSKTKELIGTLKMNGTVRSAAFTKDGQQLLSSGGDGRIYHWDIRTMSCFHIGMDEGCINGSALCTSPVGNLFAAGSDSGIVNVYDRDEFLGSKKKPLKAIENLTTKVDFVKFNPDAQILAISSRMKKNSLKLIHVPSLTAFSNWPQSNSTLQYPTCMDFSPHGGFMALGNAAGKVLLYKLHHYHQA, encoded by the coding sequence ATGACgagtttgatttctcaaaacGCTGTTCCCAAGGAGTCAaccaagaaaaagaagaagagtaaTCAAGATGAGGAAACACTTGCTCGGGCAGAGGAAGAAAGGGTTGAATGCGATCAagaatttgatttggatgttAAAAAGAATCAGAAGAGAAAACGTGGGGGAAAGGAAAAAGATGACACAACGGAAATTGAACAGGCGAAGGAAATGAAGAAGCTGGAGAATTTTTTGTTTGGCTCCTTGTGCTCACCTCTTGAATTTGGAAAGGACGATGAAGAAGAAGCCAGAGATGTGGTTGACAATGGCTCCACATTGTTTTTCACTGACAGGTCTGCGAATAGTGTGTTGTCTGTCTATGAAGAGGATGTGGGGTTGTGTAAAAGAGGTGGTGAGGGAGAGGAAAACAAGCAAAGAAAACCTGTTTGGGTGGATGAAGAGGAGGAGAAAATCAGTATAAATATAACTAAAGTGAACAGATTGAGGAAACTAaggaaggaagaggatgaaagTGTGATTTCTGGCTCTGCATATGTTGCAAGATTGAGAGCACAGCATGTTAAGATGAATCCAGGTACTGATTGGGCACAACCCAATGCCCAGGCGAGAGATTATAGCTCTGATGACGATTCAGATAAAGAAAGTGGGGTGGTGATGGCCAGTGGTTACGAGGATCCTGAAGATATTGATAGTATCCTTAGAACAAATGGAGATCTTGTTGTAAAGAGGAGTATGAAACTATTACCTGGCCTTCTTGAGTACTCGAGACTGATAGATGCAAATGTGAAGGATCCCTCAAAAGGTTCGGTAAATTCTGTTCACTTCCACAAGAACGCACAGTTGCTTCTTGTTGGTGGATTAGATCGGAAattgagtttctttcaaattgaTGGAAAGAAGAATGAAAAGATCCAAAGCATATTCCTCGAAGACTGTCCAATCAGAAATGCCTCTTTTTTACCTGATGGGTCTCAGGTTATCATATCGGGAAGAAGAAAGTTTGCTTATAGCTTTGATTTAGTCAAAGCCAGGGTGGATAAAATAGGCCCTCTCACAGGAAGGGAGGAGAAAAGCTTGGAGTCGTTTGAAGTTTCGCCTGATTCAAATACCATTGCTTTTCTTGGCCATGAAGGGTATATCTTGTTGGTTTCATCCAAGACCAAGGAACTCATCGGAACCCTGAAAATGAATGGAACCGTTCGATCTGCTGCATTCACTAAAGATGGGCAGCAATTGCTTAGCTCTGGTGGCGATGGCCGGATTTACCACTGGGATATCAGAACAATGTCTTGCTTTCATATAGGTATGGATGAAGGTTGCATAAATGGTTCGGCTCTGTGTACTTCCCCAGTTGGAAATTTGTTTGCTGCTGGTTCAGATAGTGGTATCGTCAATGTTTACGATAGAGATGAATTCTTGGGTTCGAAGAAGAAACCACTTAAAGCAATAGAGAACTTGACAACTAAGGTTGATTTTGTGAAATTTAACCCCGATGCCCAAATTCTTGCTATCAGTTCTAGAATGAAGAAGAACAGCTTGAAGCTGATTCATGTTCCGTCACTCACAGCTTTCTCAAACTGGCCTCAATCAAACAGTACGTTGCAGTATCCAACCTGTATGGACTTCAGCCCTCATGGGGGTTTTATGGCATTGGGTAATGCTGCTGGAAAAGTGCTGTTGTACAAGCTGCATCACTACCATCAGGCATAA
- the LOC140886241 gene encoding auxin-responsive protein IAA16-like produces MVDSMLSYEEGKSKSMDFKETELRLGLHVGGEKNIVNYGKRGYGETVDLKLNLSSKESDLPHGKEEDLLPGSNDPVKPPAKTQVVGWPPVRSFRKNVMAVQKNSSDHAEKGTTVAGGAAVYVKVSMDGAPYLRKVDLKMYKAYQELSEALCKMFGSFTMGKCDSQGMMDFMNESKLMDLLNGSDYVPTYEDKDGDWMLVGDVPWEMFVGSCKRLRIMKGTEAIGLAPRAVEKCKNRN; encoded by the exons atggttgaCAGTATGCTAAGTTATGAGGAGGGAAAGAGCAAAAGCATGGATTTTAAAGAAACTGAGCTGAGGCTAGGATTGCACGTTGGAGGAGAGAAAAATATTGTTAATTATGGGAAAAGAGGGTATGGAGAAACTGTGGACTTGAAGCTTAATCTCTCCTCCAAGGAGAGTGATCTGCCGCATGGGAAGGAAGAGGATCTGCTACCCGGGTCAAATGATCCAGTGAAGCCTCCTGCTAA GACCCAGGTCGTGGGATGGCCGCCGGTTCGATCATTCCGGAAAAATGTTATGGCTGTACAGAAGAACAGCTCAGATCACGCTGAGAAGGGAACCACTGTTGCTGGCGGAGCAGCGGTGTATGTCAAAGTAAGCATGGATGGTGCACCCTACCTCCGCAAAGTTGACTTGAAGATGTACAAGGCATATCAAGAGCTCTCTGAGGCATTGTGCAAAATGTTCGGTTCCTTCACCATGG GAAAATGTGATTCTCAAGGAATGATGGACTTCATGAATGAGAGCAAGCTCATGGACCTTTTAAATGGTTCTGATTACGTTCCAACTTATGAAGACAAGGATGGGGATTGGATGCTTGTTGGCGATGTCCCTTGGGA GATGTTTGTTGGATCATGCAAGCGTCTACGCATTATGAAAGGAACAGAGGCTATAGGACTCG CGCCAAGAGCCGTGGAGAAATGCAAGAACAGAAACTAA
- the LOC140887475 gene encoding auxin-induced protein 22D-like yields the protein MEGLLGNDNDLNLKATELRLGLPGSDSCVKNTNNKRSSSEMEDARRNGESAEQESDHAPAHKAQVVGWPPVQSYRKNVLKKLESEASGMFVKVSMDGAPYLRKIDLKSYKNYFDLLKALKNMFKCTIGGYSEREGYNGSEYAPTYEDKDGDWMLVGDVPWDMFITSCKRMRIMRGSEAKGLSCM from the exons ATGGAAGGGCTTCTGGGAAACGATAATGATCTGAATCTCAAGGCCACCGAGCTGAGATTGGGTCTTCCGGGAAGTGATTCTTGTGTTAAGAACACTAACAACAAGAGATCTTCATCAGAAATGGAGGATGCACGCCGAAATGGTGAATCCGCAGAACAAGAATCTGACCATGCCCCGGCTCATAA AGCACAAGTTGTCGGCTGGCCGCCGGTTCAGTCGTACCGGAAAAATGTTCTGAAGAAGCTCGAATCAGAGGCTTCCGGGATGTTTGTGAAAGTCAGCATGGATGGGGCTCCTTATCTGAGGAAAATTGACCTCAAATCGTACAAGAATTACTTTGATCTACTCAAGGCTTTAAAGAACATGTTCAAGTGCACCATAG GTGGATACTCGGAGAGGGAAGGATACAATGGATCTGAATATGCACCAACTTATGAAGACAAAGATGGTGATTGGATGCTAGTTGGGGATGTTCCATGGGATATGTTCATTACTTCTTGCAAAAGGATGAGGATTATGAGAGGATCTGAAGCTAAAGGCTTGAGTTGCATGTAG